A single region of the Epinephelus moara isolate mb chromosome 14, YSFRI_EMoa_1.0, whole genome shotgun sequence genome encodes:
- the tacc3 gene encoding transforming acidic coiled-coil-containing protein 3, whose translation MSSVDVNDENRGVCPGGKQNSVINDIFALDQPTGRPSILRQTENLPSKTVPKGMKVCFQTPRRDPVTKRIVSPTKTAKMTSVDECTKAMESLNLDKTNTLPQDVTEKPDEPKQDVSSYPDDDMPIQSKGGYQLDFDNLEAIDPFQGSNKMVLSPARPAVENPPTESEPTKPENILEEPTKIESALDETLPFTPSVENSLVDMSTNISSTESSVVTVVKVPEVEEQDSWTATPNEKQPADMSPNGDQDKVSGSFVEDAPLPAKGAYNLDFDNLDAINPFQTGGSKIQNSPVVGKRVPDITPPVEETQAKENKPTNVVDIPEVPVQPEMKPVAAVAPISAGAAETSAAESKSQPADAPTKEGPVKLEFNFDDGSEVKRKPPPKKFGKRPPGSKPKEGKPPCDVKPPKAAPVQPDAGDASDVTDVPVPKGSYSIDFDKFDDPDFNPFGTKASMNNSPMSSKKSGPVLTETSIPEQPDKPVEKEVVSSVCAEESAPAAEPKPANAEDKAATDSDKGLQPESVQTVESLPEQKSQTVMPEFNDEFVPGTIFMANDFDGQIDYLEQFGSSSFKESALRKQSLYLKFDPLLRESPKKPAGPAAQAPAPRPTAFVSRLETPQMPAKAANGPQKDDFKLFDDATASASPILADLVPPFPQAVNTEDAIIEVLKYSQKDMDAAIARVQAEGKETEEQWSAKYKKLLDDGQEMRKIIAEFELMIAKMMADQEKEREVAQTKLTEALLEKEQVSSDLNTMERSFSDLFKRLEKYKDVVEGYKKNEETLKACAQDYLVRIKKEEQRYQTLKAHAEEKIAHANAEIADVRSKNKSEVSALQAQLKREQLKVQSLEKSLDQKEKEVEELTKLCDELITNVQKG comes from the exons GTTTTCAGACTCCAAGAAGAGACCCTGTGACTAAAAGAATTGTATCTCCCACCAAAACTGCCAAGATGACCAGTGTAGACGAGTGTACAAAAGCAATGGAGTCCTTAAATTTGGATAAAACAAA tacTTTACCACAAGACGTCACTGAGAAGCCTGATGAGCCCAAACAAG ATGTGTCATCCTATCCAGATGATGACATGCCAATTCAAAGCAAAGGAGGCTATCAGTTGGATTTTGACAACCTTGAAGCAATCGATCCATTTCAGGGGTCTAATAAGATGGTCCTCTCTCCTGCAAGGCCTGCTGTTGAAAACCCTCCTACAGAGTCTGAACCCACAAAGCCAGAGAATATCTTGGAGGAGCCCACCAAAATAGAATCTGCACTAGACGAGACACTTCCATTCACCCCGTCTGTGGAAAACTCACTGGTTGACATGTCCACCAACATCAGCTCCACAGAGAGCAGTGTGGTCACAGTGGTGAAGGTCCCAGAGGTCGAGGAACAAGATTCATGGACTGCCACCCCCAATGAAAAACAACCTGCTGATATGTCTCCAAATGGCGATCAAGACAAAGTGTCAGGCAGTTTTGTGGAAGATGCTCCACTGCCAGCAAAAGGTGCTTACAACTTGGATTTTGACAACCTCGATGCAATCAATCCTTTCCAAACAGGTGGCTCTAAAATTCAGAATTCCCCTGTCGTTGGGAAAAGGGTGCCAGACATTACACCACCTGTCGAGGAGACACAGGCAAAGGAAAATAAACCCACAAATGTTGTTGACATACCTGAGGTGCCTGTTCAGCCTGAGATGAAACCCGTAGCTGCAGTGGCTCCAATCTCAGCCGGTGCTGCTGAAACTTCAGCTGCTGAATCCAAGTCCCAGCCAGCTGATGCCCCAACCAAGGAGGGACCAGTCAAACTTGAGTTCAACTTCGATGATGGCAGTGAGGTCAAACGGAAACCACCACCCAAGAAATTTGGCAAGAGGCCACCTGGTTCAAAACCTAAAGAGGGAAAGCCACCATGTGATGTCAAACCACCAAAAGCAGCTCCAGTGCAGCCTGATGCCGGTGATGCCAGTGATGTCACAGATGTTCCGGTTCCCAAAGGGTCTTATTCAATTGATTTTGACAAGTTTGACGACCCAGACTTCAATCCTTTTGGCACAAAAGCAAGCATGAACAACTCTCCAATGAGTAGCAAGAAATCCGGCCCAGTGCTCACGGAAACTTCGATTCCAGAGCAGCCGGACAAGCCTGTGGAAAAGGAAGTTGTGTCATCAGTGTG TGCTGAAGAGAGTGCCCCAGCTGCAGAACCCAAACCTGCA AATGCTGAAGACAAAGCTGCCACTGACAGTGATAAGGGATTACAGCCTGAATCTGTACAAACCGTGGAGAGTCTCCCTGAGCAGAAGTCACAGACGGTCATGCCAGAATTCAATGATGAGTTTGTTCCTGGAACTATCT TCATGGCCAATGACTTTGATGGACAAATCGATTACCTTGAGCAGTTTGGCTCCAGCAGT TTCAAGGAGTCTGCATTGAGGAAACAATCCTTGTACCTCAAATTTGACCCCCTCCTGAGAGAGAGCCCCAAGAAGCCTGCAGGCCCGGCTGCTCAGGCCCCTGCCCCTCGCCCCACTGCCTTTGTGTCACG GCTTGAAACTCCACAGATGCCAGCAAAGGCTGCAAATGGACCACAAAAGGATGACTTCAAACTGTTTGATGATGCCACAGCATCA GCTTCTCCAATCCTCGCGGACCTTGTCCCTCCTTTCCCCCAGGCAGTAAACACAGAGGATGCCATCATTGAAGTGCTGAAGTACAGTCAGAAAGACATGGACGCAGCCATCGCCAGGGTCCAGGCAGAA GGAAAGGAAACAGAGGAGCAATGGAGTGCAAAGTATAAAAAGTTACTTGACGATGGTCAAGAAATGAG GAAAATTATTGCAGAATTTGAGCTCATGATTGCAAAAATGATGG CTGAtcaagagaaggagagggaggtggCCCAGACAAAGCTCACTGAGGCTCTGCTAGAGAAGGAGCAAGTGTCCAGTGACCTCAACACCATGGAGAGATCTTTCTCTGACCTTTTCAAGAGACTGGAGAAGTACAAGGATGTGGTTGAGGGCTACAAAAAG AATGAAGAGACTCTGAAAGCTTGTGCTCAGGACTATCTGGTGAGGATCAAAAAGGAGGAGCAGCGTTACCAGACCCTGAAAGCCCACGCCGAGGAGAAAATTGCCCA TGCAAATGCAGAGATTGCAGATGTGCGGTCCAAGAACAAATCTGAGGTATCTGCGCTTCAAGCTCAGCTGAAGCGGGAGCAGCTGAAGGTACAGTCACTGGAGAAGAGCCTGGATCAGAAG gaAAAGGAGGTTGAAGAGCTCACCAAGCTTTGTGATGAACTGATCACCAATGTGCAGAAGGGTTGA